The genomic interval CGTTAAGAAATCTGGCTAGTAACGAACTATTTTTATTCAGTTGATGTATGTTTCATTAAACTTTCTTTAACTTCCCCAACTATCTTTTCTGGTAATAATAGTACCAATATATCTCCTGCCATCATAACAGTTCTACCCTTAGGAATTTTTTCAACTCCATTTCTTATTATTGCAATTATTAGTACTTCTTCTGGCCAAATAATTTCTGAAATTGCTTTTCCATCCAATAAAGATTCAGCCATAACAGGCAATTCTATTGTAATTTTTCCTTGATTTTCCTCATCAACAAGGTCATCATCTTTTTTCATTCTATCATATAAAATATCATATACAGGTTGTTGACCTAAAAGTTCTGTCACATAAAAAGAAACAACTGAAACTGTTGTTAAAGCTAATAGTAAATGGAAACTTCCTGTCATCTCTAGTATTAAGATAACTCCTGTTATAGGTGCTCTTACAACTGCAACAAAATAAGCTGCCATTCCTAAAACTATCCAGTGTACAGTAAAATCTGCTCCTGTAGCTGCAAATAAATCTAGACATTCTCCAAAAATCTTCCCTATAATTGCTCCTAGAACCAACATAGGCAAGAATATTCCACCTGCAAAACCTGTTGCATAAGAAATTGAAGTAAAAAATAGCTTTGCTATAAAAATTATAATAAGTGTGTAAATAATAGCTTTTTGATGAATTAAACTTTCAACTAAATCATGTCCTCCACCTGTTACTTCAGGTAAAACAAAACATAAAATAAATGAAATAGTCATTACAAAACATACTTTTATTTCTCTTGGAAGTTTAACTCCATTAAAGGTATCTTGAAATTTCAATAGAGATACTGTAAATAATTTTCCAAAGAATGCTATTATTACTCCAAAAATTATATATAAGAAAAATTGAAAATATGGATTTATATCTAATGGATACTTTATCACAATATCAAAAGATGTTTGAACTCCAAAAACTCTTCTTCCTACAAAGTCTGCTGCTATACTTGAAACAAAAGCACATATTAATAATTTTCCACTTAAGTATTTATGAATTTCTTCTATACTGAACATTACTCCTGCAAGCGGTGCTCCAAAAGCTCCTGAAAGACCTGCACTAGAACCACTTGTCAACAAATAATTTCTTTCTACTGTATCTTTTTTAAATAATTTTGAAACTCCATAACCTACATAAGATCCTAGTTGAACAGATGGCCCTTCTCTTCCTAGAGATAGTCCTGCTCCTATACCTAAAACTCCAGCAACAAATTTTGATATCAATTCAAAAAACCAATTTTTATAATCTATTCTTCCTAAGATAAGTCCTTTAACTTGAGGTATTCCACTTCCTGAAGTCTTAGGAAACTTTTTAAATAAATAGTTTACAATAAGTCCTATCACAATAAATAGTGCCCAAACTTTTAATAATGCCATTGGATTATTTAAGTTTACTTCTGAAAAATATTCTCTTCTAATTACTCCTATTTTTCCTAAGCCCCATCTATAACAAGAAACTATAGCTCCTGTTATAAGTCCAACACACAAACAAGCTAAATAAAGTTTTCCATTTCCTTTATAGAGTTTCTCGACCATACTTTTCGCATCATTCATAATTATCCCCTTAGTTTAATTTTTATTAGCAGATAGTTCCACCAGATTTTTTTATATCAGTTTCTACATTAAAAATTGTCTCAATAATAATTATTATTCCCTTTAAGATATTATCTAAGCTCATACTTGGAGTATTAGCTTTTCCTATAACTTGCTCTGGTATATAAGGTATATGCACAAAACCAGATTTTATTCCTTTATATTTTTTTTCAATTAAATATCTAACCCCATAGAAAACATGGTTACATACAAAAGTTCCTGCTGTATTTGAAATTGAAGAAGGAATATTATTTTTTGAAAGTTCATCTTGAATTGACTTTATTGGTAATGTTGAAAAATAAGCATTTTCTCCATCTTCAAAAATATTTTCATCTATGGGTTGATTTCCTTCATTATCTTTTATTCTAAAATCATCTATATTTATTGCAACTCTTTCTATTGAAATACTTGCCCTACCTCCAGCTTGACCTATAGAAAGAACATAATCAGGCTTATAACTTTCAATTTCCTTTTCTATTTTTTCTACTGATTTTTTGTATACTGTTGGAATTTCTAAAATTCTAACTTCATTTTCTCCAATTTTTTTAGGTAATAACTTTATAACTTCCAATGCAGGATTTACTTTTTCTCCTCCAAAAGGATCAAAACCTGTAACAAGAATTTTTTTCATCTCTCCTCCTATCTAAACAAAAATAGCACCTATCATTTAAGTGCTTTTTATTAATTATATTCTTTTATTTTTTATATGTCAACTATAGTATTAACTTGTGTTATATGTATTAATAGAGTATAATATTAAAGAAATTTTTAGAAAGGGCTGATTAAATGAAAAAGTATTTTAAATTATTTATGTTAATGTTATTAGTTTTTTCTTACTCTTATTCAGGAGTAATGCCAGAGACTGATTGGAAAATTAAAAATTTAAAAGGTAAAGTTAAATCTATGGTTAAGACTGAATATGAATATGATAGTTCAGGGAAGCTAGAAAAAACTTGGGTAACAGAAACTTATTTTAATGAACAAGGCTATATAACAGATGAAGTTCAATATGTAGATAATAGATTAAATCAAAGTATAATATATAAAAATAATAGTGATGGATTACCTATAAAAAAAGATGAAGTCAGTAGGGTATATAGTTATAAATATGAAGAAACAAAAGATGGGAATTTACTTGTAACTATCAAAGAAGAAAATGTAGACAAAAAAAATTTTCCAAGCTTAGAAAAAATAACTTATAATAAAAATGGGAAAAAAATTCATCATTTAGTTTATTCAGGTGAAGAATTAATAACAAATGATACATATATCTACAATAAAAAAGGTAATTTAATTGAGATTAAAAATAATACCTTTCCAGAAAATAGTATTAAAATAACTTATAATTACAAAGCAAATGGAGATTATGAAAAAACAACTGATGTGGCTACTGCAAAGTGGACATATCTCTATGATAAAAATGGAAACGAAAAAGAGTATATCTCTATGATTAAACAAGGCTCACAAGAAAAACCTAAAATTTCTATATATTTAAAATTTAAGGATATAACAAGAGATGAACATGGAAATCTAACAAGAAGTACTTCAGTTAGATATGATTATTCAAAAAAGAAAGAAAGCAGTATATATAAAAAACTTGAAAATAAGTATGAGTATTATAAATAGAAGGAATTGATTAAGTGAAGAAATATTTTAAATTATTTATGTTAATGTTGTTAGTTTTTTCTTACTCTTATGCAGGGATAATGCCTGAAACTGAGTGGGCAAAAAGAAAATTAAAAGGTAAAGTTAAATCTATGGTTAAGACTGAGTATGGATATGAAAATTCAGGAAAAATAAAATTTACTAGTTTAGTTAAAACAGAATTTAATGAAAAGGGATATATAACAAGAGAATCTTTTACAAGAGATGGAGTGGAATATAAAATTGTTCA from Fusobacterium pseudoperiodonticum carries:
- a CDS encoding ClC family H(+)/Cl(-) exchange transporter codes for the protein MNDAKSMVEKLYKGNGKLYLACLCVGLITGAIVSCYRWGLGKIGVIRREYFSEVNLNNPMALLKVWALFIVIGLIVNYLFKKFPKTSGSGIPQVKGLILGRIDYKNWFFELISKFVAGVLGIGAGLSLGREGPSVQLGSYVGYGVSKLFKKDTVERNYLLTSGSSAGLSGAFGAPLAGVMFSIEEIHKYLSGKLLICAFVSSIAADFVGRRVFGVQTSFDIVIKYPLDINPYFQFFLYIIFGVIIAFFGKLFTVSLLKFQDTFNGVKLPREIKVCFVMTISFILCFVLPEVTGGGHDLVESLIHQKAIIYTLIIIFIAKLFFTSISYATGFAGGIFLPMLVLGAIIGKIFGECLDLFAATGADFTVHWIVLGMAAYFVAVVRAPITGVILILEMTGSFHLLLALTTVSVVSFYVTELLGQQPVYDILYDRMKKDDDLVDEENQGKITIELPVMAESLLDGKAISEIIWPEEVLIIAIIRNGVEKIPKGRTVMMAGDILVLLLPEKIVGEVKESLMKHTSTE
- the pcp gene encoding pyroglutamyl-peptidase I, translated to MKKILVTGFDPFGGEKVNPALEVIKLLPKKIGENEVRILEIPTVYKKSVEKIEKEIESYKPDYVLSIGQAGGRASISIERVAINIDDFRIKDNEGNQPIDENIFEDGENAYFSTLPIKSIQDELSKNNIPSSISNTAGTFVCNHVFYGVRYLIEKKYKGIKSGFVHIPYIPEQVIGKANTPSMSLDNILKGIIIIIETIFNVETDIKKSGGTIC